Proteins from a genomic interval of Scylla paramamosain isolate STU-SP2022 chromosome 26, ASM3559412v1, whole genome shotgun sequence:
- the LOC135113707 gene encoding pyridoxal kinase-like, translated as MASQQGVRVLSIQSHVVSGYVGNKSACFPLQVLGFEVDTINSVQFSNHTGYQHFKGQVLDDAQLGDLIEGLQTNSIDHYTHLLTGYIGSSSFLQKVKSVVEHLKTVNPNLIYVCDPVMGDNGKMYVPEELLPVYREQIVPLADIITPNQYEAELLSGQKIESKADAAAVLEWFHRQGVKTVVLSSTDLGTQEELVVLASSITNGSKEKFNAHIPRLPANFTGTGDLFAALLLAWSHHTNNDLKRSVEATLDTMQAILHRTLAKGREEAGPGQPLTVRHLELKLVQSLEDIRSPASKVTATPLLS; from the exons ATGGCATCACAGCAAGGTGTTCGGGTGCTGTCCATCCAGAGCCATGTTGTGTCAGGCTACGTAGGCAACAAGAGTGCGTGCTTTCCCCTTCAG GTGCTTGGCTTTGAGGTGGACACCATCAACTCTGTGCAGTTCTCTAATCACACCGGTTACCAACACTTCAAGGGCCAGGTGCTGGATGATGCACAGCTTG GTGATCTCATTGAGGGCCTGCAAACCAATAGCATTGACCACTACACCCACTTGCTGACTGGCTACATTGGCTCTTCTTCATTCCTGCAGAAGGTGAAGAGTGTTGTGGAGCACCTCAAGACTGTCAACCCCAACCTGATCTATG TGTGTGACCCAGTGATGGGAGATAATGGCAAGATGTACGTCCCTGAGGAGTTGCTGCCTGTGTACCGTGAGCAGATTGTGCCCCTGGCAGACATCATCACCCCAAATCAGTATGAGGCAGA ACTCCTGAGTGGGCAGAAGATAGAGAGCAAGGCCGATGCAGCAGCTGTGTTGGAATGGTTCCACAGGCAGGGAGTGAAGACTGTTGTTCTGTCAAGCACCGACCTTGGCACTCAGGAGGAGCTGGTGGTGTTGGCTTCATCCATCACCA ATGGCTCCAAGGAAAAGTTCAATGCACACATTCCTCGCCTGCCAGCCAACTTCACCGGCACTGGCGACCTGTTTGCAGCACTGCTGTTGGCTTGGTCACACCACACAAACAATGACCTCAAG CGGTCAGTGGAGGCCACCTTGGACACCATGCAGGCCATCCTCCACcgtacactggccaagggcagggAGGAGGCAGGCCCTGGCCAGCCACTCACCGTGCGCCACCTGGAGCTTAAGCTGGTGCAGAGCCTTGAGGACATCCGCAGCCCTGCCTCAAAGGTCACTGCCACCCCACTCCTCTCCTAG